A window from Chryseobacterium vaccae encodes these proteins:
- a CDS encoding helix-turn-helix domain-containing protein, translated as MYRKEKFSVAFKLECINLHKNSYRSIESIATEKGFNESNLRKWIGFYNKYVISGLQPRKNKSYSLNFKVKVLKAIETEHISQREACIRFDIAAQSSVLNWQRDYEKSGILGLKNKPKGRPCIMSDHKRKKRKSDKPLTREEELLLENERLRAEIDFLKKLDALTLKKNKQRPSKD; from the coding sequence ATGTATAGAAAAGAAAAATTTAGCGTTGCTTTCAAATTAGAATGTATTAATCTTCACAAAAACTCTTATCGTTCGATTGAATCTATAGCAACAGAGAAAGGATTTAATGAAAGCAATCTGCGCAAATGGATTGGTTTTTATAACAAGTACGTAATCTCGGGGCTACAACCGAGAAAAAACAAGAGCTATTCCCTGAATTTTAAGGTTAAAGTTCTAAAAGCCATCGAAACAGAACATATCTCCCAAAGGGAAGCATGTATCCGATTCGATATCGCAGCTCAGTCTAGCGTGTTGAATTGGCAAAGGGATTACGAAAAAAGTGGTATTTTAGGGTTAAAGAACAAACCCAAAGGAAGACCCTGCATTATGAGTGATCACAAGCGTAAGAAAAGAAAGTCCGATAAGCCATTGACCAGAGAAGAAGAACTTTTATTGGAAAACGAAAGGCTTCGAGCTGAAATTGATTTTCTAAAAAAGTTAGACGCCTTAACTCTCAAAAAGAACAAGCAGAGGCCATCGAAGGATTAA